In Oryza sativa Japonica Group chromosome 11, ASM3414082v1, the following are encoded in one genomic region:
- the LOC107276044 gene encoding receptor protein-tyrosine kinase CEPR2 — protein MRRHILVCHLPLIILLSSSLSSSCRSDHQIQIQALVQFKASLIDPLDNLQSWTTNATTSPCSYLGVQCDPVTGTVTEISLASMNLSGRISPAIGALAALTRLDLGDNTISGGVPPELSNCTQLQFLNLSCNGLTGELPNLSAKLAALDTLDVANNYLSGRFPAWVGNLSGLVILAVGENSYDRGETPPSIGNLKKLTHLYLSSCYLTGEIPESIFGLTALRTLDMSKNYLTGGIPAAIGNLCELWSIQLYSNNLTGELPPELGKLTGLRELDVSGNKLSGEIPASLAVLRNFEVIHLQWNNLSGPIPAAWGELRFLKRFAVYENNFSGEFPANFGRFSPLYGIDISENAFSGPFPRYLCHGKNLQYLLTIGNSFSGELPEEYSACHHLVIFRVHGNTLTGNLPAWVWGQQSAEIIDVSNNGFTGRISPAISKAQRLKELWLHNNRLDGEIPREIGRLWRLKKLYLSNNSFSGVIPPEIGNLSKLTELTLGGNMLTGWL, from the coding sequence ATGAGAAGGCACATCCTTGTCTGCCATCTCCCACTTATCATACTCCTCTCCTCATCACTCAGCTCAAGCTGCCGATCTGACCACCAAATTCAGATTCAGGCACTTGTCCAATTCAAGGCCAGCTTGATTGACCCTCTCGACAATCTTCAATCATGGACGACGAAcgccaccacctcgccgtgCAGCTACCTCGGCGTACAGTGTGATCCGGTGACCGGCACGGTCACCGAGATCTCGCTGGCGAGCATGAACCTCTCCGGCAGGATATCGCCGGCGATCGGCGCCCTCGCGGCCCTAACACGGCTCGATCTCGGCGACAACACCATTTCGGGGGGAGTGCCTCCTGAGCTGAGCAACTGCACGCAGCTCCAGTTCCTCAACCTCTCCTGCAACGGCCTCACCGGCGAGCTGCCGAACTTGTCGGCGAAGCTGGCGGCGCTCGACACCCTCGACGTCGCGAACAATTACTTGTCCGGGAGGTTCCCGGCGTGGGTCGGCAACCTGTCCGGTCTCGTcatcctcgccgtcggcgagaACAGCTACGACCGAGGCGAGACTCCGCCGAGCATCGGAAACCTCAAGAAGTTGACGCATCTCTACTTGTCGAGCTGCTACCTGACAGGGGAGATACCTGAATCCATCTTCGGGCTCACGGCGCTGCGGACGCTGGACATGTCGAAGAACTATCTCACCGGCGGAATCCCGGCGGCCATCGGCAACCTCTGCGAGTTGTGGAGCATCCAGCTGTATAGTAATAACCTCACAGGCGAGCTCCCACCGGAGCTCGGGAAGCTGACCGGGCTACGCGAGCTCGACGTCTCCGGGAACAAGCTCAGCGGCGAGATCCCGGCGTCTCTTGCGGTGCTCAGGAACTTCGAGGTGATACATCTCCAGTGGAACAATCTATCTGGGCCGATCCCGGCAGCGTGGGGGGAGCTACGGTTCCTGAAGAGATTTGCTGTCTATGAGAACAATTTCTCCGGCGAGTTCCCGGCGAACTTCGGCCGCTTCTCGCCGCTTTACGGCATCGATATCTCCGAGAATGCATTCTCTGGCCCATTCCCGAGGTATCTGTGCCACGGCAAGAACCTCCAGTACCTTCTCACCATCGGGAACagcttctccggcgagctcccggAGGAATACTCGGCCTGCCACCATTTGGTGATCTTCCGAGTTCACGGTAACACGCTCACCGGCAACCTCCCGGCGTGGGTGTGGGGACAACAATCTGCGGAGATCATTGATGTTTCGAACAATGGGTTCACCGGAAGAATCTCGCCGGCGATCAGCAAGGCGCAGAGGCTGAAGGAGCTCTGGTTACACAATAACCGGCTCGACGGCGAGATCCCCAGGGAGATCGGCCGGCTCTGGCGGCTCAAGAAGCTATACCTTTCGAATAACTCGTTCTCCGGCGTGATACCACCGGAGATCGGTAACCTAAGCAAGCTGACCGAGCTGACCTTGGGAGGGAACATGTTGACCGGCTGGCTATGA